A single genomic interval of Noviherbaspirillum cavernae harbors:
- a CDS encoding type II secretion system F family protein, with amino-acid sequence MILSTSSIALILGIAFGVSILLVSYSVRKLKSEVPREEREYMDPLPPALRMTWPLITFIEYHFCSRIPSGWLEKTHKRLQETGVGYMLTAEQYYAVRIFSTIVAFGLTLFSLHALDISSPGTLVGITLLGNFYPQIWLRDVRNRREKEILKALPVYLDFITLAVEAGLNLTGAIKQAMDKGPAGALRNEFQMITRDLRAGVPRADALRRMENRLNMKAITSFVGTVIQAEKMGASVGSALRVQSQQRRIERFQRAEKLAMEAPVKLILPLIAFIFPVTFIVLAFPIVVKFMQEGML; translated from the coding sequence ATGATCCTTTCCACCTCATCGATCGCACTCATACTCGGCATCGCCTTCGGCGTATCCATCCTGCTCGTGAGCTACAGCGTCAGGAAGCTCAAATCCGAGGTGCCGAGGGAGGAGCGGGAGTATATGGACCCGCTGCCGCCTGCCTTGAGGATGACGTGGCCGCTGATCACCTTCATCGAGTACCACTTCTGTTCGCGCATCCCGTCCGGGTGGCTGGAAAAGACCCACAAGCGCTTGCAGGAAACCGGTGTCGGTTACATGTTGACGGCAGAGCAGTACTACGCGGTCCGCATCTTCTCGACCATCGTCGCATTCGGCCTGACCCTGTTTTCGCTGCATGCGCTCGACATCTCTTCGCCCGGCACCCTGGTCGGCATCACGCTGCTGGGCAATTTCTATCCCCAGATCTGGCTGCGCGACGTGCGCAATCGCCGCGAAAAGGAAATTCTCAAGGCCTTGCCGGTGTATCTCGACTTCATCACGCTGGCAGTGGAAGCCGGCCTGAATCTGACCGGCGCGATCAAGCAGGCGATGGACAAGGGGCCGGCGGGCGCGCTGCGCAACGAATTCCAGATGATCACGCGTGACCTGCGCGCCGGCGTGCCGCGCGCCGATGCGCTGCGCCGCATGGAAAACCGGCTCAACATGAAAGCGATTACCAGCTTCGTCGGCACCGTGATCCAGGCGGAAAAAATGGGGGCCAGCGTCGGCTCCGCCCTGCGCGTGCAATCCCAGCAGCGGCGCATCGAGCGCTTTCAGCGCGCCGAAAAGCTCGCCATGGAAGCGCCGGTCAAGCTGATTCTGCCCTTGATCGCCTTCATCTTCCCGGTCACGTTCATCGTGCTCGCCTTCCCTATCGTCGTGAAGTTCATGCAGGAAGGCATGCTGTGA
- a CDS encoding type II secretion system F family protein, whose translation MNTLGLLLAVALLAAFMAIWIGMQGVRALLARQKSSLEASTRTTLADMFIFIDPTKLFYYNVAALIVLPTLVWLFTNNPVFVTFTAIGTLILPKVYIKSIAAKRLKRFEEQLPDALLMVSGAMRAGASLNVALESMIKEQKPPMSQEFDLMLREQRLGVDFDTALVNMEKRNPLQDFSLVVSGLRISREVGGNLAEILESLAHTLREKATMEGKIRSLTAQGKMQGLIMSCLPLFIMAALNWIEPKAMGTMFTTLFGWVTLTVILVMIVIGYLFIRKITTIDV comes from the coding sequence GTGAATACCCTCGGACTCCTACTGGCGGTTGCGCTGCTTGCCGCCTTCATGGCGATCTGGATCGGCATGCAGGGCGTGCGGGCGCTGCTGGCGCGGCAAAAATCGTCGCTCGAAGCATCGACGCGAACGACGCTGGCCGACATGTTCATCTTCATCGACCCGACCAAGCTGTTCTATTACAACGTCGCCGCCCTGATCGTGCTGCCGACGCTGGTGTGGCTGTTCACGAACAACCCCGTGTTCGTCACGTTCACTGCGATCGGCACGCTCATCCTGCCCAAGGTCTACATCAAGAGCATCGCGGCGAAGCGCCTGAAGCGTTTCGAGGAACAGTTGCCGGATGCGCTCCTGATGGTGTCCGGTGCGATGCGCGCGGGCGCCAGCCTGAATGTGGCGCTGGAATCGATGATCAAGGAACAGAAGCCGCCGATGAGCCAGGAATTCGATCTGATGCTGCGCGAACAGCGTCTCGGCGTGGATTTCGACACGGCGCTGGTCAACATGGAAAAGCGCAATCCGCTGCAGGACTTCTCGCTGGTGGTATCCGGCCTGCGCATCTCGCGCGAGGTGGGCGGCAATCTGGCGGAAATCCTTGAGTCGCTGGCCCACACGCTGCGCGAGAAGGCAACCATGGAAGGCAAGATCCGCAGCCTGACCGCGCAGGGAAAGATGCAGGGACTCATCATGTCCTGCCTGCCCTTGTTCATCATGGCCGCGCTGAACTGGATCGAGCCGAAGGCCATGGGCACGATGTTTACCACCCTGTTCGGCTGGGTGACGCTGACCGTGATCCTCGTGATGATCGTGATCGGCTACCTGTTCATTCGCAAAATCACCACCATCGACGTTTGA